The Podospora pseudocomata strain CBS 415.72m chromosome 1 map unlocalized CBS415.72m_1, whole genome shotgun sequence genome has a segment encoding these proteins:
- a CDS encoding uncharacterized protein (COG:D; EggNog:ENOG503NZ0V): protein MVSFSCEACGDIFTKKKLDPHRNRCRGATFTCIDCMVHFPGTEYRWHTSCMSEEQKYQGALYKEKKPKQQQHQQRVPPLAPPPPPAAMAQPAYVESVAEEDNWKNYEQRSDDDSRSINLPEAPTPPSAVDMGGNVNVFDFMVDNPTPTASNVSLPLPVPTQVPANEEMSLVRFDPEANGGDNFEDHALIHQENGAVALNQFQTPAPKQPRRKTKDSESSVKKDKKRKRLHIETDQVMIDAPPVMHSGLTGGLKGLMSRSSVFPPSPDYSGDNIATPASPLKKTKSSKHHHKSLARTTTESLSNGLMAMIAGPSKTKSSKKKAKTSSSSKDSKKKSSSSSSPKRLEGGKEPKLLEYRPGSKDSKEGDVASGQMVIYKPAADHFLSLVTKGPESEKGCSVNKALKRYHRERSNSGVSLSKLMEEKELFKTLRMKRNDRGEIVLFTI from the exons ATGGTTTCCTTTTCGTGCGAG GCCTGTGGAGACATCTTCACCAAGAAGAAACTCGACCCGCACCGCAACCGCTGTCGAGGTGCTACCTTTACCTGCATCGACTGTATGGTACATTTTCCTGGCACAGAATATCGCTGGCACACG AGTTGTATGAGTGAGGAACAAAAGTATCAGGGTGCCCTCTATaaagagaagaagccaaagcagcagcaacaccagcagcgCGTTCCCCCTCTcgcaccacctcctccacctgccgCCATGGCTCAACCAGCATATGTCGAATCAgtcgccgaggaggacaacTGGAAGAATTACGAGCAACGCAGTGACGATGATAGCCGTTCCATCAACCTTCCGGAAGCGCCTACCCCGCCTTCTGCCGTGGACATGGGAGGCAACGTGAATGTCTTTGATTTCATGGTCGACAACCCCACGCCAACCGCTTCCAATGTTTCGCTTCCCCTTCCCGTCCCTACTCAGGTTCCAGCAAACGAGGAGATGTCCCTCGTGCGGTTTGACCCGGAGGCCAACGGCGGCGACAACTTCGAAGACCATGCCCTCATTCATCAAGAAAATGGTGCTGTAGCCTTGAACCAGTTCCAGACACCCGCGCCAAAACAGCCCCGGAGAAAGACCAAGGACAGCGAAAGTAGCGtcaagaaagacaagaagcgCAAAAGACTACACATCGAAACCGACCAGGTCATGATCGATGCCCCACCAGTAATGCACTCCGGGTTGACTGGTGGCTTGAAAGGTCTTATGAGCAGGTCGTCCGTattcccaccatctccagacTATTCTGGAGACAATATTGCGACACCAGCAAGTCCTTTGAAGAAGACCAAGTCGTCCAAGCATCACCACAAGTCCCTTGCGCGCACGACAACCGAGTCTTTGAGCAACGGCCTGATGGCCATGATTGCCGGACCTTCCAAGACGAAGtcgtccaagaagaaggccaagaccagctccagctccaaggactccaagaagaagagttccagctccagcagcccCAAGCGCCTTGAAGGCGGCAAGGAGCCAAAGCTCCTCGAATACCGACCTGGATCCAAGGATAGCAAGGAGGGTGACGTGGCAAGTGGCCAGATGGTCATTTACAAGCCCGCCGCCGACCACTTTTTGAGCCTCGTTACCAAGGGTCCCGAGAGTGAGAAGGGATGCAGCGTCAACAAGGCACTTAAGAGGTACCACCGTGAACGCAGCAACTCGGGCGTCAGCCTCAGCAAGTTgatggaagagaaggagttgTTCAAGACTCTGCGGATGAAGAGGAATGACCGGGGAGAGATTGTGTTGTTTACCATTTGA
- the PEX10 gene encoding peroxisome biogenesis factor 10 (COG:O; BUSCO:EOG092635ST; EggNog:ENOG503NWSD) has product MASQPPKSQPPPPLTSSPYPYAAAPDIIRAHQKDAYFQGLLTNQISDLHRRLRGARSAHSWATETRTIGDALYLCLTTLIGNRTLGEEYCDLVQVEAPPSPPSQQQATTYPDSHIPPKPTSQPGPLLPSLSRRAGFIATSTLTPYLLTLLLPKLRSSLRRLLTTRLTTLTTRGLDTTKQGQPTSEARALRYILTHLSSLTNPAHIHAITLATFYFTGAYYSLSKRLFGLRYIFTKRIPDTPGASQNSGRGGYEVLGVLLVTQMLVRTYLHLSQQLSSSPSSNIDDIPTSSDRHIPSGLVEVSLDDNAYALNTSLLDTSAPAPQNQRSLAEIARTTHTPLVKGGTKPRYDLSDGKQMAWIKGYNPRKCTLCLEELRDPAVTSCGHVFCWECIGDWVREKPECPLCRREAMGQKILPLRMVHVH; this is encoded by the coding sequence ATGGCGTCACAGCCCCCCAAATCGcagccgccaccgcctctcACAAGCTCTCCATACCCTTACGCTGCCGCGCCAGACATCATCCGCGCCCACCAAAAAGACGCCTACTTCCAaggcctcctcaccaaccagATCTCCgacctccaccgccgtctcCGCGGCGCCCGATCTGCCCACTCATGGGCGACCGAGACCCGCACAATAGGCGATGCCCTCTACCTCTGCCTTACAACCCTAATCGGCAACCGCACGCTCGGAGAAGAATACTGCGATCTTGTCCAAGTCGAAgcgcccccctctcctccctcgcagcaacaagcaaccACCTACCCCGACTcccacatcccccccaaacccacctcccaacccggcccccttctcccctccctctcccgccgaGCAGGCTTCATCGCAACCTCAACACTAACCccctacctcctcaccctcctcctccccaaactccgcTCCTCCCTACGCCGCCTTCTCACCACCCGGCTgacaaccctcaccacccgcgGCCTCGACACAACAAAACAAGGCCAACCCACCTCTGAAGCCCGCGCCCTCCGCTACATCCtaacccacctctcctccctcaccaacccagcccacATCCACGCCATCACCCTCGCAACCTTTTACTTCACCGGCGCGTATTACTCCCTCTCCAAGCGGCTCTTCGGCCTCCGCTACATCTTCACCAAGCGCATCCCCGACACCCCAGGAGCAAGCCAAAACTCTGGTCGCGGAGGCTACGAAGTGCtcggcgtcctcctcgtcacccaAATGCTCGTCAGGACCtacctccacctctcccaacaactgtcttcctccccttcgtcAAATATAGACGACATCCCCACATCATCAGACCGGCACATCCCCTCCGGCCTCGTCGAAGTCTCTTTGGACGACAACGCCTacgccctcaacacctccctccttgACACCTCGGCCCCCGCTCCCCAGAACCAGCGCTCATTGGCGGAGATTGCCAGGACGACTCACACCCCGTTGGTGAAAGGGGGGACGAAGCCGAGGTATGATCTCAGTGACGGGAAGCAAATGGCTTGGATAAAGGGTTACAATCCCAGGAAGTGCACGCTCTGtctggaggagctgagggaCCCGGCGGTGACGAGCTGCGGGCATGTGTTTTGCTGGGAGTGCATCGGGGattgggtgagggagaagccAGAGTGTCCGTTGTgcaggagggaggcgatgggACAGAAGATTTTGCCGCTGAGGATGGTGCATGTTCACTAG
- the ERD1 gene encoding protein-ER retention protein (COG:U; EggNog:ENOG503P01T), which yields MDGDPAVEPQLDAFSLAFPLPYRVAIIVILAVWGWGLNLHFLHIRRIDVPSLIRYPGRSSSAQLTHHHSTYRIASLLSSASGLSIVIFWMLTRGDPQRVIDYDWIPMTNLLVIALLFSVPLRKLSVSHHGRSRLLRTLKRVSVGGLAEAKDGKFGDILLADVLTSYAKVLADLFVCLCMFLTSNGSATARPDRGCGGDVLVPVIMAVPSAIRLRQCLIEYVRVRSAPLREATGWGGQHLANAAKYSTAFPVIVIGAMLRNQTEASPGLSRAWIAACLLNSFYSFYWDVAKDWDLTLFSDARERNSPDHPYGLRRRLLVHKPGVYYAVIALDLTLRCTWMIKLNPSLDQISNFESSIFLIQFLEVFRRWIWIFFRVETEWIRNNPVGLDAEDILLGDFQGNKYEDED from the exons ATGGACGGTGACCCGGCGGTTGAGCCGCAGCTCGATGCTTTCAGCTTGGCCTTCCCACTGCCCTACCGAGTAGCAATCATCGTGATTCTGG CCGTGTGGGGATGGGGTCTCAATCTCCATTTCCTTCACATTCGTCGAATCGATGTGCCCTCTTTGATCCGCTACCCGGGCAGGTCGAGCTCGGCCCAACTGACCCATCACCATTCGACCTACCgcatcgcctccctcctctcctccgcctccggcCTGTCGATAGTGATCTTCTGGATGCTGACGCGAGGAGATCCTCAACGTGTGATCGACTACGACTGGATTCCCATGACCAACCTACTCGTTATCGCCCTGCTCTTCTCCGTCCCGCTTCGCAAACTCTCGGTATCCCACCACGGAAGAAGTCGACTCCTTAGGACTTTGAAGAGAGTTAGCGTTGGAGGTCTGGCCGAGGCAAAAGACGGAAAGTTTGGGGACATCCTGCTTGCCGATGTGCTCACCAGCTATGCCAAAGTACTGGCCGATCTCTTTGTCTGCCTTTGCATGTTCCTCACTAGCAATGGTTCTGCTACCGCCAGACCGGATCGGGGCTGCGGAGGTGATGTTCTTGTCCCCGTGATAATGGCTGTTCCAAGTGCCATTCGACTCAGGCAATGTCTGATCGAGTACGTTCGTGTTCGGAGCGCTCCTTTGAGAGAGGCTACAGGATGGGGTGGTCAACACTTGGCCAACGCCGCAAAGTACTCAACTGCTTTCCCAGTCATTGTCATCGGTGCCATGCTGAGGAATCAGACCGAAGCTTCACCTGGCCTGTCCCGCGCGTGGATTGCCGCTTGTCTGCTGAATTCCTTCTACAGTTTTTACTGGGATGTTGCCAAGGATTGGGATTTGACTCTCTTTTCTGATGCACGGGAAAGAAACTCTCCCGACCATCCGTatgggttgaggaggaggttatTGGTGCATAAACCAGGGGTTTACTACGCTGTTATTGCGTTGGACCTGACTTTGCGGTGCACCTGGATGATCAAGCTGAACCCCAGTCTTGACCAAATCAGCAACTTTGAAAGTTCCATCTTTCTCATTCAGTTTCTAGAGGTGTTTAGGCGCTGGATATGGATTTTCTTCCGGGTTGAGACGGAATGGATTAGGAACAACCCAGTTGGGCTGGACGCTGAGGATATTCTTCTGGGAGACTTTCAAGGAAACAAGTACGAAGACGAGGACTGA
- the PCD1_1 gene encoding 8-oxo-dGTP diphosphatase (EggNog:ENOG503NXJP; COG:L) has product MTSTLMVSEPHQSDQQDPQQQQQEDLISTPAQPGQEETKTVVQGLQDSPSLSPTALDTQQEESEREEDEGSYYWKRETMAPLNAVSAAAVARLRAFKPPPFPLWDRLPVSRRAAVLLLLYADRKGDLRVVITMRAATLRSFSGGLL; this is encoded by the exons ATGACCAGCACGTTGATGGTCTCTGAGCCTCATCAGTCAGATCAACAAgaccctcaacaacaacaacaagaagatcTCATTTCTACTCCAGCCCAACCAGGCCAGGAAGAAACAAAGACGGTAGTTCAGGGGTTGCAGGATTCACCGAGTTTGAGTCCCACCGCTTTAGATACTCAACAGGAAGAAagcgagagggaggaagacgaggggTCGTATTACTGGAAAAGGGAGACCATGGCGCCGTTGAATGCTGTTTCTGCT GCGGCGGTTGCGAGGCTGAGGGCGTTCAAGCCGCCTCCTTTTCCGTTGTGGGATCGGTTGCCTGTCAGTAGACgggcggcggtgttgttgctgttgtatGCGGACCGGAAGGGGGatttgagggtggtgataaCGATGAGGGCGGCGACGTTGAGGAGTTTTTCTGGTGGGTTGCTGTGA
- the PCD1_2 gene encoding 8-oxo-dGTP diphosphatase (EggNog:ENOG503NXJP; COG:L) has protein sequence MECVVDFYVPGHAALPGGKADTIHETPYQIARREAYEEIGLPLDNTHLPPPFTIEHLCYLPANLARTELVVRPVVALLHTSPPSSTATSPQSNPVSPQPNPTITAEDSLIPRLDAKEVAAVFSAPFHNFLRSTDEPGHEKVEGEWYNGSWTEWHEEPWRMHFFYVPVTNQRVTKPKIREGGLASLAEDHSPDEEPVEEEKRYKVWGMTARILVDAATIAYGEKPEFEHNSHFGDERIIEGLERLGRLGEKKRRGSTVTKEDVKKAGEIMTKKEEGSKM, from the exons ATGGAATGTGTGGTTGACTTCTATGTACCAGGTCATGCAGCATTGCCAGGTGGGAAGGCGGACACCATCCACGAGACACCCT ACCAAATCGCCCGCCGCGAAGCCTACGAGGAAATCGGCCTCCCCCTcgacaacacccacctccccccacccttcACAATCGAACACCTCTGCTAcctccccgccaacctcgcccgCACCGAGCTCGTCGTCCGCCCCGTCGTCGCCCTCCTgcacacctcccccccttcctccaccgccacaTCCCCCCAGTCAAACCCCGTCTCCCCGCAGCCCAACCCAACAATCACCGCTGAAGACTCCCTAATCCCGCGACTCGACGCCAAAGAAGTCGCCGCCGTGTTCTCCGCCCCGTTTCACAACTTCCTCAGGTCAACCGATGAACCTGGTCACGAAAAGGTAGAAGGGGAGTGGTATAATGGCTCCTGGACGGAATGGCACGAGGAGCCCTGGCGGATGCACTTTTTTTATGTCCCGGTCACTAACCAGAGGGTTACTAAACCTAAAATTCgtgaggggggtttggcATCACTGGCTGAAGATCACAGCCCTGATGAGGAGCcagttgaagaggaaaagcGGTACAAAGTCTGGGGGATGACCGCTCGGATTCTGGTGGATGCGGCCACGATTGCGTATGGGGAGAAGCCAGAGTTTGAGCATAACAGTCATTTTGGAGATGAGAGGATCATTGAGGGATTGGAAaggttggggaggctgggggagaagaagagacggGGGAGTACAGTCACCAAAGAGGATGTGAAGAAGGCGGGGGAGATTAtgaccaagaaggaggaaggcaGTAAGATGTGA